TTCCTTCAGAATTTACCAATATGACAAAATCAATTGATATAAATGGTTTGGTTTGGATGGGAGAAGCGTCATACATGAAACAGCAGATCGAAGCCAAATTAAGGGATGGTTTTAAATGTATTAAACTCAAAATTGGCGCTATCGATTTTGATAAAGAATTAGAATTATTACAATTTATAAGAAGTCATTTTTCTGCAGAACAAATTGAAATTAGAGTAGATGCAAATGGCGCTTTCCCTATAAGCGAAGCTTTAGATAAATTGAATCAGTTAAATGTATTTCAATTGCATAGTATTGAACAGCCAATTAAAAAAGGAAATTTACAAGCGATGGCAGATTTATGCCAGCAGACGCCTTTCCCAATTGCATTGGATGAAGAATTAATTGGTGTTTTTTCGTTTCAAGCTAAAGAAGCATTACTTCAAAAAATAAAACCACAATACATCATTTTAAAACCAAGTTTTGTGGGAGGTTTAAAAGGAACAAAAGAATGGATTTCTCTGGCTGAAAAATACAACATTGGCTGGTGGATTACATCGGCATTAGAAAGTAATATTGGTTTAAATGCTATCGCACAATGGACTTTTACCTTAAATTCAGATATGCCGCAAGGATTGGGAACAGGTGCATTGTATACAAACAATTTTGATTGTCCGTTAAAAGTTTCAAGAGGACAATTGTGGTATGATAAAACTGAAAATTGGGATTCGAGTTTTTTTAGTTAAGAAAAGAAGGCATTCAAACAGCTTTTCTAATTTCTATTTTATTCTTTACCGCCAAGTAGACTTTCATGCCAGTCTTTCAATTCCTGCCATCTGCCTTCGTAAGCAAATAAAGATTGTTTTGCCCAAGTACTTGGGTTGTGAATCGCGTAATTTTCGCCACCTGCATCCAAAATAGATTGTAATTTTTCTGTAGACGCTTCAGAAAGATCGCGCCAAGTTAGAATTCCAGCTTCATGAAATAAACTTTCAATTTTAGGACCTATTCCTTCAACAATTTTCAAATCATTTTCCTTTATATTTTTTCCTAAAACATTCGAAGCTGTTATAGCATCAAATGGTGGTGGAACTTCGGCAATAATTACTTTTGGAGCTTTTGTTTTTCGTTTTGAAAGTAAATCTGCTTCCAAAGTATCTATTTTTTTCGTTAAGCTTTTTGTATGTGCTTTAGAGGCATCTAAATCTGCCTGAAGAGATGCTACAAGTGCATCATCATTTTTTGAGTTCAGTTTTCCTAGTAAATAACCTAGGATTCCGCAAAATAAACCCGCTAAAATTGGTATTAAAATACAGGGTAAATTCATGATACAATATTTTAGTTATGTATGTAAGTACTGTTCTTTTATTTTTCACTTCAAGGGATTTCAGTATCACAATTACAGCAGAATTTCAGATATAAAATAGTGCCTAAAACAATACTAAGAACAATACCAATTAGATAAAGTGCTTTTTTAGACATGGCTTTTGATTCTATGGTTCTATCAAATTTACTCAAAATAAAAATTTTAATATGTTAATAATCAGGTAAATTGGTTTTAAATTTATAAGATACTATCTCAAAATTAAGAATTTTAAGAGGCATCAAATTTGATTTTTTGACTCTTTGACTTAATTAAATTAAGTAACTTGCAGTAAAATTAATTTAGACCCAAAATGCTCGAAATAGAAAGAAAGTTTCTTATAAAATCAGATGATTTTAAAGAACAAGCTTTTGCAAAAAATAAAATTGCACAAGGATATTTGAGTTCAATTCCGGAAAGAACAGTTCGTGTTAGAATCAAAGGAGAAAAAGCGTTTTTAACTATAAAAGGTATTGGACATCAGGGCGGTATGTCACGTTTTGAATGGGAAAATCAAATTCCAATTGACGAAGCTGTCGAATTGCTTAAACTCTGTGAAAAAGGAAAAATTGAGAAAACCCGATACGAAATTAAATCGGGTAACCACATTTTTGAAGTGGATGAATTCTACGGCGAAAACGAAGGTTTAATTATGGCCGAAATCGAACTTCAATCTGAAACAGAAGACTTTGATAAACCACAATGGCTGGGCGAAGAAGTTACCAATGACGAAAGATACTACAATGCCTATTTAAGTAAAAATCCTTTTAAAAATTGGGCAAAAGAATAACTTATGACAGATCAATATGATTTAATTATTGTAGGAGGCGGCCCTATTGGACTTGCTTGCGCAATAGAAGCACAAAAGAAAAATTTACATTACTTAATTATAGAAAAAGGCGCGCTGGTAAATAGTATTTTCAATTACCCACTGTATATGACCTTTTTTTCTACTGCTGAAAGACTTGAAATTGGAGATATTCCATTCAATTGTCTAGCACCAAAACCAGGCCGACAAGAAGCTTTAGAATACTATCGAAACATACACCGTTATTTTAATTTCAAAATTCATTTATTTGAAAAAGTAACAGAAATTAAGAAAAATCAAACTTCAGTTTTTGAAGTTACAACCAATAAAAATTCAAACAAAGCTAAAAATGTGGTTATAGCAACTGGTTTTTATGACATTCCGATTACAATGAATGTAAAAGGAGAAGAGCTTTCAAAAGTGCGTCATTACTATAAGGAAGCTCATGAATATGCTTTTAGAAATATTTTGGTTGTTGGAGCCAATAATTCATCTGTTGATGCAGCCTTGGAATGCTGGCGAAAAGGAGCAAACGTAACTATGGTGATTCGTAAAAACGAGATCAACAATAGAGTGAAATATTGGGTAAAACCCGATGTTGAAAACCGAATTGCCGAAGGAAGTATTAAAGCGTATTTTCAATCCAACATTACAGAAATAAGAGAAAACGAAGTGGAGATTGAAACGCCAGAAGGAAAAGTTACAATTGAAAATGATTTTGTTCTGGCCTTAACAGGCTACAAACCAGATTTGAATTTCTTGGAAAAAATGGGAATTCAGCTTTCTGATGATGAGCTAAAAATTCCGGTATATAATCCTGAAACTATGGAAACGAATGTCGAAGGTTTATTCTTGGCAGGTGTGGTTTGCGGTGGAATGCAGACACATAAATGGTTTATTGAAAACTCAAGAATCCATGCCAATATGATTGTGGATTATATTACTTCAAAATAATTTTAACCACGAATTTCAAATTTTTTTGTCACATCGAGCGGAGTCGAGGTGTTATAGCGTTCTCGACTACGCTCGAACTAACAAAAGATTAATTCATGAAATTCGTGGCAAATAAAAAATTAAGAACTACAAGAAAGCATGGAACAGCCTACTTTAGATCTTGCCCAATCTGGTCGTTTGGCAAACCATTTTTCGTATTCCGGTTGTTCGTCGTATGGATTCTGTAAAAGTTTGTAAAATTCATCAATCAATGAATAATCTTCTTTATCGGCGGCATCGATGGCCAATTGCGCCATATAATTTCGAAGTACATATTTGGGATTGATTCGGTTCATTTTTTGTGAACGCTCATCATCGGATAATTCTTCAGCTTTTAGTCTTTCTAAATATTCAGAAAACCATTTGGTCCATTTTTCAGAAACTTCACCTGTAAATTCTTCTGGTTTATAAAACGCATATTTGATTTTTTCAATTGCTTCTGGAGCAAAATCTGATTTTTCAACCAAGCTTAAATTTCTAAAAAAGATTGTCATATCAGTTTCTGTCAGTTGCAGATTAATTTCTAAATCATCAATTAACTGATTGTCAGTTTCAGTTGAAGTAAACAAACCTAATTTACTTAAAAACATTTCTTTATAGTCAGCACTAAAATCTGTCATAAAAGATTCTAATATCTTTTCTAACGGTGCTGCTTCGTTTATTAATGGATAAAGCGCATTGGCTAATTGATACAAATTCCATTGTGCAATTTGAGGCTGATTTCCATATCGATATCTTCTATATTGGCTGTCAGTTGTATTCGGAGTCCAAGTCGGATCAAAATCTTCCAGCCATCCGTATGGCCCGTAATCAATTGTGATTCCATGAATAGACATATTATCAGTATTCATTACTCCATGGACAAAACCAACTCGCTGCCAATCAACAATCATTTTACGAGTAGTATCAGCTACTTTTTGAAAAAACTGTAGATATTGCTCTTTAGGTTCTCCCGTTATTTCAGGAAAATAATGCTTAATTGTAAACTCGACAAACTGCTTTAAATTTGTAAGTTCATTACGAGCAGCCAGCATTTCAAAACTTCCAAAACGAATAAATGAAGGAGCAACACGACAAACCACAGCACCTTTTTCATAAGCTGGATTTCCATTATATAAAATATCACGCAAAACCTGATCTCCAGAAAGCATTAGCGAAAGCGATCGGGTAGTGGGAACGCCCAAATGATACATAGCTTCGGCACATAAATATTCACGTATCGAAGAACGTAAAACAGCCAAACCATCGGCAGTTCTGGAATACGGAGTTTTTCCGGCACCTTTCAACTGAAGTGTATAAAACTGACCTTTGTTTTCAACTTCCGTTAAATTGATTGCGCGTCCGTCGCCTAATTGTCCAGCCCAGTTTCCAAATTGATGTCCGGCGTAACACATGGCATAAGGTTGTGTTTCCGAAAGAATTTCTTTTCCAGAAAAAACATTTAAAAACTCTTCAGAATTGATTTCTTCTTTTGAAATCCCTACCATTGCAGCTACATCTTCTGATGCGTGAATTAGCTTTGGATCAGAAGGTTTTGTTGGATTTACATACGAGAACAGCGTATTTTTTACCTGACGAACTTCATTTATAGTTTCAGGATCAGCAGGCAATTCAGCAGTAAAACGATTATGTATTTTTAAACTTTTCATTTTTGTTTCTTTCTTTTACCACAGAATAAATAATTATCAAAATTTTTAAACCTTTTAATCTGTGGTAAACTTTACATTAGCCAATCAATCGATCGGCATACATTTTTTTAAGTTTTTGAATTTTCGGATCAATCACAACCTGACAATAACCAGCTTCCTGATTGTTATTGTAATAGTTTTGATGATAGTCTTCAGCTTCATAAAAAACTTCAAAGGGTTTCAATTGTGTTACAATCGGATCAATATACGCAGGCTGTACTTCTTTAAATACTTGTTCTGCGATTTCTTTCTGCGCATCATCATGATACAACACGATTGATCTGTATTGAGTTCCACTGTCGCCGCCTTGACGATTTAAAGTTGTTGGATCGTGGCTTGTCATAAAAATAAAAATCAAGTCATGATATGAAATTATGTCAGGATCAAAAGTTACCTGAATTACTTCTGCGTGTCCTGTTCGGCCGGTGCAGACTTCGCGATACGCTGGATTTTTTATAAAACCATCTGAATAACCAGATTTTATTGATTTAATTCCGTCTAAACGCTGGATTACAGCTTCAATACACCAAAAACATCCACCACCAAAAGTGGCCGTTGATAAATTTTCCATATATACAGTATTGTTTAATTTTTATTACCTATTAATTTGATAGGATATTATGATAATTTATCCAAAAAAAGACCTTTTAACTAAAGATACTAAAAGTTTATTTATGATTTGAAGTTTATAATTGATAAATTCTCAATATTGCAAAAAAGCAATTATATTTGCAGTCAAACATAGGCACACTAATGAATAGCAAAAATAGTACCATCAGTCTTGAAACTTATTTTCAGGATTTCAGACAAAATATTGTTGGCATAAATCAAGATTTTACTTCGCCATTTGGCAAAAAAAAGATTATTTACACGGATTGGACTGCCAGCGGAAGGCTTTACAGACCAATAGAAGAGAAGCTTTTGAACCAATTTGGACCTTTTGTAGCTAATACTCATACCGAAACTACGGTGTCAGGTACTGCCATGACAAAAGCGTATCATCATGCCAGACATATTATTAAACGCCATACCAATGCTAGTCATAATGATGTTTTAATTACTGATGGAACGGGAATGACAGGTGTGGTTAATAAATTCCAACGTATCTTAGGTTTAAAAATACCTGAGAATTTAAAAGATTTTATTACTGTTCCAGCAGAAAAAAGGCCAATTGTTTTCATTTCTCACATGGAGCATCACTCAAATCAGACTTCATGGCTGGAAACTATTGCCGATGTTGAAATTATTCCGTCATGCGAAAAAGGACTTTTCTGCTTAGATAATCTAAAAGATTTATTAGAAAAATACAGTGACAGAACGATTAAAATTGCTTCAATTACTTCATGCTCGAATGTAACGGGAATAAAAACACCATTTCATGAAGCAGCAAAATTAATGCATCAATATAACGGAGTTTGTTTTGTAGATTTCGCCTGCTCTGGTCCTTATGTTGAAATTGATATGCATCCTGCTGATCCTGAAGCGTATTTAGATGCAATTTTCTTTTCTCCTCATAAATTTCTTGGAGGCCCTGGAACATCTGGCGTTTTAATTTTCAATAAAAAATTATACAATAATATGATTCCTGATTGTCCAGGCGGTGGAACTGTAAGCTGGACGAATCCTTGGGGAGAACATAAATATATCGATAATATCGAAGATCGCGAAGATGGTGGAACTCCAGGATTTCTTCAGGTAATAAAAACGGCTTTGGCAATTGAACTGAAAGAAGAAATGGGAATTGAAAACATTTTACAGCGCGAGCACGAAATTGTAGATTATGTTTTTAGTCAATTAGAGCCAGTTGAAAATATTAAAATCTTAGCCGGACAGCATAAAGACAGGTTAGGAGTAGTTTCTTTTTTTATTGATGATCTTCATTTTAATTTAGGAGTTAAAATTTTAAACGATCGTTTCGGAATTCAAACTAGAGGCGGATGCAGCTGTGCGGGAACATACGGACACTACTTACTTCATGTTGATCAGGAAACGTCTAACAAACTGGTGAACGAAATAACAATTGGTGATTTGATTAAAAAACCGGGATGGATTAGAATGTCGATTCATCCAACAACCACAGACGAAGAGATTGCTTATGTCTGCAATAGCATTAAAGAATTAGCTGAAAATCACCAAACTTGGGCTTTGGATTATTCTTATAATAAAAATACAAACGAGTTTATTCATAAAAACGCAAGTTCGTTTGAAGATGAATTGGTAGAAAGCTGGTTTAAATCTTAAACTTGAAACCACATAGGAAAGTCAGAATAAAATAAAACCCGACAGAAATATAAATCTTGTCGGGTTTATTTTTTATTGGAAAAAATCTATTTTGCTTCTTGGTATTTTTTAAGGGAAAGTAATGCCTGTTCTTGAATTTTTTTGTGGAAAAATCCTGTCCATCCCAGTAAATATCCCATTGGTCCAAAGGCTTGTTTTGACCATTTCCACACATCAAAGCTATCTGTATGTTTGATAATTAAGCCATCTTGAAATACAAATTCGGCTCCGATTTTATTAATTACTTTTCGATTGGTTTTACTAAAATTATAAGTCGCCACCCACTTTGCAGAACCTGTAAAATCATCTGCTTTTACATCAAAGAATTCAATTTTAATGTTTCCTTTACTCTTTAATAAAAGCATTTCCCACATCTTGCTCACTTGTTCTTCTTTTAAAAGACCAAATGCCGGATCGATAAAATGAATTTTTGGGTGATAACATTCTGCCATCGTTTTGGCATCAGAATTAGCAAAGGCGGTATAGAACTTTGTAATTAAAGCTTCGTTAGGATTCATGGTAAATTTGTAATTAGGCTATAAATATAAGTTTTATTTTATGAAAAAGTCTATTCATTAAAACTAAATTATTTATAATTCATTCTATTTTTTGTCCTCAATTTAAGAGATGCTTGGATCAGCAGCAAACCAAGTATATGAATCTTCTTTTTTTAAATCTTTTAATTTAAGCCATGCAATTCCAAAAACAATATTATCTAATAGTTCTTTGTCTGTAATATCAACTTGTAATCCCGTATTTAAATATTTTACATAAAGCCCCTTTATTTCATCCTCAGTACCAATGCTAATTTTTAAATTATCTTTATACCAACTTTTAAGTGCAAGTCTTTCGCCAGATTCTACTGTGCTTTCACTAAATATTGTGGAGTCATCGAATTTACATTCAATAGAAATTGGAATTTGAGAACCATCAATATAGACTGTTATTCTATATCTATCATCAACAATAAAAATGGGTTTATTTTTTAAACCTAAAACTTCGTTCTCCAGCTTTTCGATAGAATAATTTAAAGCAATTCCATTTGTATATAAATAAATTTTACCAAAAGGAGTTGTAAGTCCAGTATTCATTTTACTAAATATATACTAACTTATTTATAAAACACTAATTTCTTTAGCAGTATCGAAACTCTTTTTGGACTGGTCGTAAACCGTTGAAAAATAGTTCTTTTTGTTGTGCGCTGTAAAATAACCCGTCTGACTGCTGAAAGTATCCGAACCTCCTTTTAGAATAAAACGAACAGCATAAATATCTGTTTTTTTAAGTTTAGCAAATTCAGCAGGAGTAAAATAGTAAAAAGCTGAAGTTTTGCCATCGGCACTTTCTTTTACATTTTTGTCAACGCAGGCAATTACGTCTGCGTTGGCTAAGTCTACATAAAGTCCACCTAAAATTTTTACTTGATCATTTGCAGTGGCAACAGTTATTTTTAAAATACCTCCTTTATCAGTTTTGGCAATCTGGATCTCGGCTTCACCAGTATACGCATATTTTTCGCAGACGAAAGTGTAAGGCTGTGTGGCAGAGAATGACTGACCTTTAACGTTCATTTTTTCTTGAGCATTAGCAAAAAAAGAAATAAACACAACTAAAAGAAGCATTTTTATATTCATAAGTAATTTTATTGTTCGGTTATTTTTGAATCAAATTTTTCGTCCCAGTCCATTGATTTGATGGCAGATATTAAATTGTCTTCATTTACAAATACTCTCAATTCTTTGTTGGCTACTTTTTTAGTATACAAAGCATGGTAACGGTAAATGACTTCTTGTTTGGTTTTGTAAACGCCGTCTAATTTTAAATCTATAAAGCTTCCGTAGTATTGTCTAAATCTCGTACAGGTTTTAGTCAATCGTTCTTCAGTTGTATTTTCTCTAACAGACTGAGTCACTTCGGTTTCATTAAAAGGTTTAAATTTAGAGGTATTACAGGTTTCTAAAACTCTTTTTCCTAATTCGTAGGCTTTTCGCTGTTGCTCTGAATTAATTTCTGAATTGGAAACTTTTTTAATTTTTAAATCATCTGTATCTCTGCTGATGTTTTTTGATTTACATCCAATTAATAATAGCAAACATATAATCAATCCCGCTTTCTTCATAATCATTTAAGTTATTTTTAATAATAAGTTAGGGTTGGGACAATTTTCTATATAAAAATTCAGATCGTTTGTATTGCAGACACCTGGGTAATCACCCCATTTATCCTGTAAATTTTTTATGATTTGGAAATGGACATGAGGTGCGTAATCTCCATTAACGGCTGAATTTCCTAAAGACGCAATTTTTTCGCCTTTTTTAAATGTAGTCCCAACAGTTAAGTTTTCTATACTTTCTAACGATAAATGTCCGTATAAAGTATAAAAAGTTTCATTTTCAATTTCGTGTTCCAAAATTATGGTCGGACCGTAATCGCCAAATCCGGCATTATTTTGAAAGCTGTGTACTTTTCCGTCAAGCGGACTTAAAACGGCAGTTCCTTCTTTTGCCCATAAATCAAGTCCAATATGAATATTTCTTTCTGGAACCGAATCATTCTTAAAAATTGTGCTTCTCTTATATAAATTTCTTCCCTCTATATAACCGCCATACGCTACTTCAGCATTATTGACTTCCATATAATTAAAAATAAAACGCTCAAATTCTGCAGAAGTTTCTGGTTTGCTTTCTACCAATTCGTGATTGGTAATAGATAAATCAAGCGGAATATATTTTGAAAGATCAATTGAAGTGTCAATAATTTGGGAAGGTGGTAAGGCTTTTAAAATAGAAACAAGGGATTTCATAGAATGTAAGGTTTAAGCAACTTTTTCAATAATTATTAATTCATTGTGTACTTCAATTCGCGGAAGCATTTTTGAAGTATACAATTTAGGATTTATTTCGGATATGTATTTTCGGTTTCTAATATTGTGCGCTTCATCCAAAATCATGGTATTAAACAACACAAAACCACCAGATTTTAAATGAAAGCAAACACGATCGCTAAAAAAATTCTCGAACAAGAAATTCGGCATATTGATGTCTTCAAAAATATCAATAATAATTAAATCATATTTATCCTTTGTTTTTAAAACAAATTCAAAAGCATCATCAATAACAATTTCAAGCTGTTCAATCTGGTTTAAGTTAAAATATTCATTGGCAACCTGAATCATATCGGGATCTATTTCAACTCCAGTAATTTTACCTTTATAGTGTATCTCATCGATCAAAGTCTTGACAACACTTCCGCCGGCAACTCCCAAAAGCAGAATATGCTCCATCTCTAGAATTTTATCGTAACCAATATTTCTGAGTCCGTATCGTAATATGCGTTGTAAGCTTCCGTATGAATAATTTGTATTTTCAGTATCTAAAACTAATTCACCATTTGTCCATGTAACTTCGATAACTTTGCTTCTTGCTGATTTCTTTTTGAATATTTTTATAGGTATAAGATAACTTAACAGTTTCTGAATCATTTTTGTAATGCTTTTACTCAAAAATACCATTTTAAATGGTTTATTTTGCATCAAATTCTAATTTTTAATGAAGAAACAATTATACAAGTTCATCTTTTATAAGCTAATGGGCTGGAAAATAGTGGGATTGGAAAATGCTGAAGTAAAAAAATGTATCCTAATGGTAATGCCGCATACCAGCAACCATGATTTTTATATTGGACTTTTTACTCGAGGTATCTCCGGATTGCAGATGAACTGGGTAGGAAAGAAGGAATTGTTTCGTTTTCCGTTTGGATATTATTTTAGAAATGTAGGCGGAGAACCACTTGATCGTACCGGCGGATTAAATAAAGTCGATTCTATAGCAGCGATTTTTGATCGAAAAGAAGTTTTTAGACTGGCTGTTGCTCCCGAAGGAACTAGAAAAGGTGTGACAGAAATTAAAACTGGTTTTTATTATATCGCACTTAAAGCGAATGTTCCTATTGTTCCAGTTGCTTTTGATTGGGGCAAAAAAGAAGTAAACTTAGGAAAGCCATTTTATCCAACAGGAAATTATAATGCCGATTGGGAAATTTTAAAACAACATTATAAAGGAGTTTTAGGAAAAATACCTGCGAATGGGTTAGTGGTTTAATTTTTTTCGATATTTTTTCAAATCCGTGAGAATCGCTTAAACCAAAATAATTTTTAAAAATTTTCAAATACGCGAAATTTTAAATTTATGGTACATATGCCTTAAAAGTTCCGTTTTTGTAGAAAATTACAATTTTTTCTATTTCGTCTTCTTCAAAACTAATATTGGTTCTTTTTACTTCGTCGGTTTTTTTAATAACTGGCTTTTCAATTTCATAATCCAATTGAGAAAATAAATTGGTGTCTCCAAAATTTTCATTTGAAGAAATAGGAGAGACAACTTTTTCAGTTTCTTTAATGTCATCTGTTTTAGGAAAATTCCCTTTACCATTTAGAATCCAATATAAATCAACATCCGGAAAAACTTCCATTATTTTCATAACAAAATCAAGACTTGGTTTATTTCTTCCAGAGAGCAGGTGAGACATACTTGATCTTTGCACGCCAATTTTATCAGCAAAAGAAGAAGCATTTAGTCCATAATAATCGAGTATAATTTCCAGTCTTTTTACAAAATCATCGATGTTTACCATTGTAAATAATATTAGGCATTTGACTTGTTTACAAATGTAATTAAAAAGATTCGATAATGCAATTTTACAGTTGTAAATCGATGAAAACTTGTATAAACTACCTAATAATTACTTTAATTAAGTAGTGTTAACTATTTGAAATAGTTATATTTAGTTTTAAATACTTAAAGTGATAACAATTGTTAACTGTTTTTCTTTTAAAAGTTTAAAATGAGTCTTAAAGAGTGTTTACATTTCTAAATTTCTTCGATTTTTAAATGTTTACAATTGTAAAAATAAAGATGTTTACTTTTGTAAACTAATCAAAACACAATGAATTTAGAAGAATTATTCAGCCAAAACAAAGAGCAGTCCATCGGAGGACGTTACTTAACTTTAGACCACATTCAGCCTTTATTAGATAAATTAAATACAGACAATCAAGTTAGTATTATTGGTAAATCGGTTTTAGGCGAACCTATATATAGTTATCAAATTGGTACCGGAAAAACTCGTATTTATTTATGGTCGCAAATGCACGGAAATGAAAGTACCACTACCAAAGCACTTTTTGATTTTATTAATGTTCTAAATAATAAATCCGATTTTGCAGAAAAAATGCTTGCTGCATTTACTTTTTATTGCATTCCAATCTTGAATCCAGATGGTGCTAGGCTTTATACACGCGAAAATGCTAATAAAGTAGATCTAAACCGCGATTCTCAAAACCTAACACAACCTGAAAGTAATGTCTTAAGAGAAGTTTTCGAAACTTTTAAACCTGATTTTTGTTTCAACCTGCACGATCAGCGTACTATTTTTGGCGCTGGTGATACAGGAGAACCG
This is a stretch of genomic DNA from Flavobacterium endoglycinae. It encodes these proteins:
- a CDS encoding CYTH domain-containing protein yields the protein MLEIERKFLIKSDDFKEQAFAKNKIAQGYLSSIPERTVRVRIKGEKAFLTIKGIGHQGGMSRFEWENQIPIDEAVELLKLCEKGKIEKTRYEIKSGNHIFEVDEFYGENEGLIMAEIELQSETEDFDKPQWLGEEVTNDERYYNAYLSKNPFKNWAKE
- a CDS encoding aminotransferase class V-fold PLP-dependent enzyme: MNSKNSTISLETYFQDFRQNIVGINQDFTSPFGKKKIIYTDWTASGRLYRPIEEKLLNQFGPFVANTHTETTVSGTAMTKAYHHARHIIKRHTNASHNDVLITDGTGMTGVVNKFQRILGLKIPENLKDFITVPAEKRPIVFISHMEHHSNQTSWLETIADVEIIPSCEKGLFCLDNLKDLLEKYSDRTIKIASITSCSNVTGIKTPFHEAAKLMHQYNGVCFVDFACSGPYVEIDMHPADPEAYLDAIFFSPHKFLGGPGTSGVLIFNKKLYNNMIPDCPGGGTVSWTNPWGEHKYIDNIEDREDGGTPGFLQVIKTALAIELKEEMGIENILQREHEIVDYVFSQLEPVENIKILAGQHKDRLGVVSFFIDDLHFNLGVKILNDRFGIQTRGGCSCAGTYGHYLLHVDQETSNKLVNEITIGDLIKKPGWIRMSIHPTTTDEEIAYVCNSIKELAENHQTWALDYSYNKNTNEFIHKNASSFEDELVESWFKS
- a CDS encoding 1-acyl-sn-glycerol-3-phosphate acyltransferase produces the protein MKKQLYKFIFYKLMGWKIVGLENAEVKKCILMVMPHTSNHDFYIGLFTRGISGLQMNWVGKKELFRFPFGYYFRNVGGEPLDRTGGLNKVDSIAAIFDRKEVFRLAVAPEGTRKGVTEIKTGFYYIALKANVPIVPVAFDWGKKEVNLGKPFYPTGNYNADWEILKQHYKGVLGKIPANGLVV
- a CDS encoding spermidine synthase, with the translated sequence MIQKLLSYLIPIKIFKKKSARSKVIEVTWTNGELVLDTENTNYSYGSLQRILRYGLRNIGYDKILEMEHILLLGVAGGSVVKTLIDEIHYKGKITGVEIDPDMIQVANEYFNLNQIEQLEIVIDDAFEFVLKTKDKYDLIIIDIFEDINMPNFLFENFFSDRVCFHLKSGGFVLFNTMILDEAHNIRNRKYISEINPKLYTSKMLPRIEVHNELIIIEKVA
- a CDS encoding nuclear transport factor 2 family protein, with translation MNPNEALITKFYTAFANSDAKTMAECYHPKIHFIDPAFGLLKEEQVSKMWEMLLLKSKGNIKIEFFDVKADDFTGSAKWVATYNFSKTNRKVINKIGAEFVFQDGLIIKHTDSFDVWKWSKQAFGPMGYLLGWTGFFHKKIQEQALLSLKKYQEAK
- a CDS encoding peptidoglycan DD-metalloendopeptidase family protein yields the protein MKSLVSILKALPPSQIIDTSIDLSKYIPLDLSITNHELVESKPETSAEFERFIFNYMEVNNAEVAYGGYIEGRNLYKRSTIFKNDSVPERNIHIGLDLWAKEGTAVLSPLDGKVHSFQNNAGFGDYGPTIILEHEIENETFYTLYGHLSLESIENLTVGTTFKKGEKIASLGNSAVNGDYAPHVHFQIIKNLQDKWGDYPGVCNTNDLNFYIENCPNPNLLLKIT
- a CDS encoding protein adenylyltransferase SelO yields the protein MKSLKIHNRFTAELPADPETINEVRQVKNTLFSYVNPTKPSDPKLIHASEDVAAMVGISKEEINSEEFLNVFSGKEILSETQPYAMCYAGHQFGNWAGQLGDGRAINLTEVENKGQFYTLQLKGAGKTPYSRTADGLAVLRSSIREYLCAEAMYHLGVPTTRSLSLMLSGDQVLRDILYNGNPAYEKGAVVCRVAPSFIRFGSFEMLAARNELTNLKQFVEFTIKHYFPEITGEPKEQYLQFFQKVADTTRKMIVDWQRVGFVHGVMNTDNMSIHGITIDYGPYGWLEDFDPTWTPNTTDSQYRRYRYGNQPQIAQWNLYQLANALYPLINEAAPLEKILESFMTDFSADYKEMFLSKLGLFTSTETDNQLIDDLEINLQLTETDMTIFFRNLSLVEKSDFAPEAIEKIKYAFYKPEEFTGEVSEKWTKWFSEYLERLKAEELSDDERSQKMNRINPKYVLRNYMAQLAIDAADKEDYSLIDEFYKLLQNPYDEQPEYEKWFAKRPDWARSKVGCSMLSCSS
- a CDS encoding YpdA family putative bacillithiol disulfide reductase encodes the protein MTDQYDLIIVGGGPIGLACAIEAQKKNLHYLIIEKGALVNSIFNYPLYMTFFSTAERLEIGDIPFNCLAPKPGRQEALEYYRNIHRYFNFKIHLFEKVTEIKKNQTSVFEVTTNKNSNKAKNVVIATGFYDIPITMNVKGEELSKVRHYYKEAHEYAFRNILVVGANNSSVDAALECWRKGANVTMVIRKNEINNRVKYWVKPDVENRIAEGSIKAYFQSNITEIRENEVEIETPEGKVTIENDFVLALTGYKPDLNFLEKMGIQLSDDELKIPVYNPETMETNVEGLFLAGVVCGGMQTHKWFIENSRIHANMIVDYITSK
- a CDS encoding o-succinylbenzoate synthase produces the protein MKASYYKYMLEFKVPSGTSRGIMTQKETWFIVLEKNGKKGIGECGILRGLSADDRDDYEEKLKWTCDNIHLGEVALWNALLEFPSIQFGVEMAFLSLKSETPYLLFPSEFTNMTKSIDINGLVWMGEASYMKQQIEAKLRDGFKCIKLKIGAIDFDKELELLQFIRSHFSAEQIEIRVDANGAFPISEALDKLNQLNVFQLHSIEQPIKKGNLQAMADLCQQTPFPIALDEELIGVFSFQAKEALLQKIKPQYIILKPSFVGGLKGTKEWISLAEKYNIGWWITSALESNIGLNAIAQWTFTLNSDMPQGLGTGALYTNNFDCPLKVSRGQLWYDKTENWDSSFFS
- the msrA gene encoding peptide-methionine (S)-S-oxide reductase MsrA; the protein is MENLSTATFGGGCFWCIEAVIQRLDGIKSIKSGYSDGFIKNPAYREVCTGRTGHAEVIQVTFDPDIISYHDLIFIFMTSHDPTTLNRQGGDSGTQYRSIVLYHDDAQKEIAEQVFKEVQPAYIDPIVTQLKPFEVFYEAEDYHQNYYNNNQEAGYCQVVIDPKIQKLKKMYADRLIG